A segment of the Streptomyces sp. Tu 2975 genome:
CCGCTTGACGCAGACACCGCACGACGCAGGACGCACGCGCTCCACAACGGGGAGCCTGAATCGGATCGGTCAGCGAGGATCGGTCAGCGAGCTGGCGGAACGGCTCGTCGCCGCGGACACGGGCGGCTGGAGCACGGAGGGTCCGCGCGCCATGGCCGCCTCGCTCGACTGGACCTGGACCGAGGGCGCCGCGGGGCCCGTCCTCGGCACCGGCCAGGGGACGGGCGAGGCCCGGCCGATCCGGCGAGTCCAAAGGCCGTGCGCCGGTGGAGTTGCTGGTGGCCACGGCGAAGGCGGTCAACCCCCGCGCCGGTTGCTCTCCGCCCGGCGGCCCTGCCGCCGGGGGAACTGAGCGGCCGTCCCGGCCGTCCCCATGATCGGACCATCAATACAGAAGCGAACAAAGGGGGCCGCATGGCGGTCACGCTGGGCGAGGAGATCATGCTGCTGTCACTGGACGACGAGTCCGGTGCGGCGAAGGACCGGCAGTCGGCCGGATGGGCCGTGGCGGGTGGCATCCTGCTCGACCTGGTCATGGCCGGGCGGGTCTCGGTGGACGACGGCCGGGTGCGGGTCACGGACCAGGCACCCACCGGTGTCCCACTCCTCGACGGCCGCCTGGAGCAGCTCACGGCCTGGGCGGGCCGCAGGCGCAGGCCTCCGAAGGTCACGGACTGGCTGACGAAGGACCACTCCAAGGCCGTGACCGCCACGATCGGGAGTCTGCGTGAGCGGGGCCTTGTGGCCGAGGAGCAGCACAAGGTGCTGGGCCTCTTCCCGGTCAAGCGCTACCCGGAGGCGGACGGGGCGGCCGAACGCGAGCTCCGCGACCGCCTCGCCGCCGTCGTCCTCGAGGGGAACGACCCCGACGACCGGACGGCAGGTCTGGTCGCACTGATCCATTCCGCGAAGCTTCACCGCATCGCCTTCCCGGGCGTCCCGCGCAAGGAGCTCACCGCGCGGATGTCCCGGATCTCCGAGGGCCAGTGGGCGGGCGACAGCCTCCGTAAGGCCATCCGTGACATGCAGGCGGCGATGGTCGCGGTCACCGTGATGACGGCGGCCGCGGCGGCGGGCTGACGCCCCGGCAGGTTCCTCACCGGCCCCGCACCGAACCGAAATCCGTTGTCCGCCGGCCCGGCACATGGCTAACGTTCGATCTCATCGACGTGTAGCTCAGCAGCAGAGCGCCGGGCTCGGGACCCGGAGGGCGCGGGGGCGGAACCCGCCACGTCGGCTTATGAACGAGAACGCTGAGAAGCAGCCACTCATCGCAGCGCCGTCGTACGCGTCCGGGCAGTTGACGAAGGCCTTCACCACCGCGCTGACGCACCAGGACGCCGGGACACGCACCCGCGCGCAGCAACGGATGCGGCGCTGGCGTGACGTGCTCGACGGGATGGCCGACGGACGGCTGCGGATCGGTTCCCGCACGCCGGTGGCCGGCCTCCCCGCCTGGGTGACCCCCGAGGTCGTCCACGGCGGCTTCGCGACCGGAAGCGCCGCCGCGGGCGGCCCCCTGCTTCCGTACGAGACGGAGGCCGCCCGCGAGGCAGGCGTGCCCGCCGACCGCAGGGCGCTGTTCGACCACTTCCTGACCGAGCCCGGCCTCGTCACTCTGTGGGACCTGCTGGACAGCGGGCGCTACTCGGTGGCCGTGCCGGAGGAAGCGGCGCTGCTCACGGTGGCGTGGCTGGTCCGCGCCGGCGAGGTGCCGCAGGCACTCGAACTCGTCGGCGTCCTCGATCCGTTCGCGGGTCGGCTGCGGTTCCTGCCCCGGCCGTCGGACGTCCCTGCGCCGGACACCCTGGCCGTGCACCGCCGTACCGTCGCCGACGTCGGCCACACACTCGCCCGCCGCGGGACGAACACGGCGGTGGAGACCCAGCGGGAGGCACTGACCGTGTGGCTGCCGTTCGCGGACGAACTGCTCGCGCACTGGCTGGAGACGACGGGACCGGGTGAGATCCCCGCGGACGGCGACTGGCTCGAGCGCGGCGCGGAGCTGCTGCGTCGCTACCGGCTGCTGGCACAGGAGCACACGCTCTGCGGCAAGCACCGCCGCCCCAAGGAGAACCTGGCGGTGCTGCGGGACGCGCTGGAGGAGGCCGTCGCCGGGCGGCCGCTGGCCGCCCGGCGGCTCGGCCTGCTGCGGCACGCC
Coding sequences within it:
- a CDS encoding GPP34 family phosphoprotein; protein product: MAVTLGEEIMLLSLDDESGAAKDRQSAGWAVAGGILLDLVMAGRVSVDDGRVRVTDQAPTGVPLLDGRLEQLTAWAGRRRRPPKVTDWLTKDHSKAVTATIGSLRERGLVAEEQHKVLGLFPVKRYPEADGAAERELRDRLAAVVLEGNDPDDRTAGLVALIHSAKLHRIAFPGVPRKELTARMSRISEGQWAGDSLRKAIRDMQAAMVAVTVMTAAAAAG